One segment of Pseudophryne corroboree isolate aPseCor3 chromosome 10, aPseCor3.hap2, whole genome shotgun sequence DNA contains the following:
- the LOC134966055 gene encoding protein BTG3-like, protein MHEEVQLGASYIVRLLNRHQKLDSEQVDRFTETLTSILCDKFEGHWYPDSPHKGQAYRCIRIEHSLLVDDSVLQACVRSGLRCSQLALPKIMYIWIDPQEVSCRLGESCSPFIVKASEHLKSKKNQTSEKPDLETSDYHSDGSDTNGSPSECSSEDEESTGGKKSTAPVIDTKTTGAQFYYSPAPPSTVFYQYPRNALSFIPAYQPMTLYYLVPKFYHNIRPRTVQQKWKSKKSTPPAKS, encoded by the exons ATGCATGAGGAAGTACAACTTGGGGCGTCTTACATCGTAAGACTTCTGAATCGTCACCAGAAACTGGACAGCGAGCAGGTGGATCGATTTACGGAGACACTAACCTCTATCCTCTGCGACAAGTTTGAAGGCCACTGGTATCCAGACAGCCCACACAAAGGACAGGCGTACAG GTGTATACGGATAGAACACAGTCTCCTGGTGGATGACTCGGTATTACAGGCCTGTGTTCGGAGTGGTTTGCGCTGCTCGCAGCTAGCACTGCCAAAAATCATGTACATCTGGATCGATCCCCAGGAAGTTAGCTGCAG GTTAGGAGAAAGCTGCAGCCCCTTTATCGTAAAAGCTTCAGAACATCTAAAGTCCAAAAAGAATCAGACCTCAGAGAAACCAGACCTAGAGACCTCAGACTACCACTCTGATGGCTCGGACACAAACGGGAGCCCATCAGAGTGCTCCAGCGAGGACGAAGAATCCACTGGGGGCAAGAAAAGTACGGCTCCAGTGAtagacacaaaaactact GGCGCTCAGTTTTATTACAGCCCAGCTCCGCCTTCCACTGTCTTCTACCAGTATCcgagaaacgcgttgagctttatcCCGGCATATCAGCCCATGACCCTATATTATCTGGTCCCAAAGTTTTATCACAACATCAGGCCCAGGACAGTCCAACAGAAATGGAAATCCAAAAAGTCTACACCTCCTGCCAAAAGTTGA